ACTGCGTATTGGAAATCAAGTTGAAAAAGAGAGAGAATGATGGCGCAAAAGGCTTTATTAATGGTAAAATATGGAAAATCCATGACATAGAAGAAGACCTGAATGTGAGTTTGGATTATACAAAAAACAAATGGAATAGTTTTTTGAACGTATTCATAGGAGATCGCAGAGGTTATTATGACAATAGTAATGAAACCCACTATTTAAAAGAAAAATATACAGTAGATCGTACAAATTTAGATAAATCAAAAGGGAAAGTAGGCAATATGAACTTCATAGGCGTTTATCAGTTTTCCGAGAGCCATAGTTTGGGTATCAATGCCAATGCATCCTTAAATGATAATGATGGAAATAAAACCGGTATGACTGTTTATAACAACACCAAACAGCATGTTTCCTCCTTGTCAGATAGAGAAGGTACCGTATGGGGAGCTACTGCCAATTTGAACTATCAATATCATTCAAAAGACGGAAAGAGATATTTTATTGCCGATGTCGATTATTTATACAATGATTATCAGCAACACGTAATCAATGAAATGAATAATGTAGATGAGCTGGGCAATTTCCAATCTTTGTACCTAAAAGAAAAACAGAATGTTCCTCAACGAAGCGACATCTATTCCGCTAAAGTAGAATATGGTGGAAAGTCAGACAATGGATTCAGCTATGATTTTGGAGCGGATGCCTATTACTCGCATATTCATACGGATAACCAGTATTGGAATTGGGATAAAAACGAATTCGTGCCCGATTCGCGGTATAGCAGCAATTTCAAAATAAAGGAATTTACTCCAACCCTTTTTCTCGATCTTTCTAAATGGTGGAGTGAAAGATTTTATACCTCTTTAGCTGTACGTATGGAATATACAAAATATGACGGCAAAGAATATCAGCAAAACACAGCATTTGAAAATGATTTCTTCAGAGTGCTGCCTAAGTTGAATACTTACTATCGTATTTCACAAAATCAAGGTATTTCGTATTCGCTTTCGTATAGCTTATCTCGTCCTTCTTTTTATAGCTTGAACCCGTTTGTTCAACGTATATCTCCTACGGAATATTCGGTTGGTAATCCCTACTTGCAACCGGTCAAAATATTTTTCACTGAATTAAATTATACGCTAAATAATAATGTGGCATTTTATCTTCAATATCAATTAAAAGACGACATTCAGACTTCCACTCAAAAAGATATGGGTGAGGGTGTAATAGAAAACAGATCAGAAAATATCGGTAAACGGAACTATATAGGTTTTGGCATTACAGGATATTTCCCATATATGAACAGTAGAGGTGTGTTAAATATGAATGCTAATTATGCATGGTTCAAAATGGGAGGAGACACCGAAGTGGGCAAATTAGACTATTCGCGTCATCTGGGAAGTGCAACAGCCAGCAATAGTTTTTTGTTGTTTCCCAAACAAAATATCCGCTTCAATCTAACGGGAGTATTTCGCACAAAAGAGAAAAACGGTTATACAGTAAGTCCTTCTTCCATAATTGGATATGCAGAATTGAACACAAGTTTCAAAGATTTCTCTTTTGCTGTTTATTCACAACTTGCCGGATATATGTGTGATGGAAAAATTTCCGGCACGATGAAATATGTAATGGCAAACAACTTTTTGATAGATAACCAATTTAATAAAGGCAGAAACTTCCAAGTAGGACTTCGTTTCTCTTATAGCTTTGGTAATAAGAAGGTAAAACAAGTTCAACAAAGAAATACGTCTAATTCGGGAGTGAGAGGACGTGTAAATGTAAATGCTAAGTAACTGATATAAGGTGGAATCCGAAAAGCCTTAATAGATAGGGGCAATCCTTAAAGATACAAAAAAAGGCAACTCATTCGCAATGAATTAGTTGTCTTACTTTCAAGCTTTGTCTGCGCTCTTTAATGACTTTTCCTATTTCTTTTGTATTCACAATACAA
This genomic interval from Parabacteroides pacaensis contains the following:
- a CDS encoding outer membrane beta-barrel family protein gives rise to the protein MNRKMILLLGAGLSLFPPAHSSLYCGLETAITSHVASPEKIKGKVTDKEGTPIPFALIAELIDIYSNNMVESDSTGYFEIEVETGSSLVVSAVGYLPLELKHTEYEKGKQLNITLDMNPDFAIEDVVVTAQRKIVVTTPTGLIYNMNENPLKTDDALEALRFVPMMMVKDDLPSVVGKGVPVVYVNNRKLKLSGQSLTAYLRSLPAKNIETVEIIRNPGARYEGADCVLEIKLKKRENDGAKGFINGKIWKIHDIEEDLNVSLDYTKNKWNSFLNVFIGDRRGYYDNSNETHYLKEKYTVDRTNLDKSKGKVGNMNFIGVYQFSESHSLGINANASLNDNDGNKTGMTVYNNTKQHVSSLSDREGTVWGATANLNYQYHSKDGKRYFIADVDYLYNDYQQHVINEMNNVDELGNFQSLYLKEKQNVPQRSDIYSAKVEYGGKSDNGFSYDFGADAYYSHIHTDNQYWNWDKNEFVPDSRYSSNFKIKEFTPTLFLDLSKWWSERFYTSLAVRMEYTKYDGKEYQQNTAFENDFFRVLPKLNTYYRISQNQGISYSLSYSLSRPSFYSLNPFVQRISPTEYSVGNPYLQPVKIFFTELNYTLNNNVAFYLQYQLKDDIQTSTQKDMGEGVIENRSENIGKRNYIGFGITGYFPYMNSRGVLNMNANYAWFKMGGDTEVGKLDYSRHLGSATASNSFLLFPKQNIRFNLTGVFRTKEKNGYTVSPSSIIGYAELNTSFKDFSFAVYSQLAGYMCDGKISGTMKYVMANNFLIDNQFNKGRNFQVGLRFSYSFGNKKVKQVQQRNTSNSGVRGRVNVNAK